One genomic segment of Ancylobacter sp. IITR112 includes these proteins:
- a CDS encoding glycosyltransferase family 4 protein: MPSFPEPPPRAAPPGTVSPRPVVLVATGHYLPGFRAGGPIHSIANLVDHLQDEFDFRILCGDRDLGDERAYPGLQADRWVRVGPALVHYTSPANQGARAVTRLIAETPHDLLYLNSFFSPRFTIVPLLARRLGRVAPRPTVLAPRGEFSAGALALKALKKRSYLAAGRAAGLFRGLIWQASSEFEAGDIRAVIGPQARVHVACDLPAPAGAPCPAHRPRQPGEPLRLVFISRLSPKKNLDYALKVLAQLRVPVRFTIHGPAEDADYVALCRRLAGEVGPHVAVAWAGPLRPEQVAATFAAHDLFFFPTRGENYGHVIAESLAAGTPVLIADTTPWRGLAQAGVGDDLPLSDPAAFAARIAAMADEPVEMAPARRARAAAYVRQSARRQDDILANRNLFRLALAEGE, translated from the coding sequence ATGCCGTCCTTTCCTGAGCCGCCCCCTCGGGCGGCGCCCCCCGGCACGGTTTCGCCCCGGCCGGTCGTGCTCGTGGCGACCGGGCACTATCTCCCCGGTTTTCGCGCCGGCGGCCCCATTCACAGCATCGCCAATCTGGTCGACCACCTCCAGGACGAGTTCGATTTCCGTATTCTCTGCGGCGATCGCGATCTCGGCGATGAGCGCGCCTATCCGGGACTGCAGGCCGACCGCTGGGTTCGCGTGGGGCCGGCACTCGTCCATTACACCTCGCCGGCGAATCAGGGCGCGCGGGCCGTCACCCGGCTCATCGCCGAGACGCCGCATGACCTGCTCTATCTCAACAGCTTCTTCTCGCCGCGTTTCACCATCGTGCCGCTGCTGGCGCGCCGGCTCGGGCGGGTGGCGCCCCGGCCGACCGTGCTGGCGCCGCGCGGCGAATTCTCGGCCGGGGCGCTGGCGCTGAAGGCGCTCAAGAAGCGCAGCTATCTCGCCGCCGGCCGGGCGGCCGGGCTGTTCCGTGGTCTGATCTGGCAGGCTTCGTCGGAGTTCGAGGCGGGCGACATCCGCGCCGTCATCGGCCCGCAGGCGCGGGTGCATGTGGCCTGCGACCTGCCGGCGCCGGCGGGCGCGCCCTGTCCTGCCCATAGGCCGCGCCAGCCCGGCGAGCCGCTGCGCCTCGTCTTCATCAGCCGCCTTTCGCCGAAGAAGAACCTCGATTACGCGCTGAAGGTGCTGGCGCAGCTTCGCGTGCCGGTGCGCTTCACCATTCACGGCCCGGCCGAGGATGCCGATTATGTCGCGCTCTGCCGGCGCCTTGCGGGTGAGGTGGGGCCGCATGTCGCGGTCGCGTGGGCCGGCCCGCTGCGGCCCGAGCAGGTGGCCGCGACCTTCGCGGCGCATGACCTGTTTTTCTTTCCCACGCGCGGCGAGAATTACGGCCATGTCATCGCCGAATCGCTGGCGGCGGGAACGCCGGTGCTGATCGCCGACACCACGCCCTGGCGCGGGCTGGCGCAGGCCGGCGTCGGCGACGACCTGCCCTTGAGCGATCCGGCCGCCTTCGCCGCCCGGATCGCGGCGATGGCGGACGAGCCGGTCGAGATGGCGCCCGCCCGCCGCGCCCGCGCCGCCGCCTATGTTCGGCAGAGCGCGCGCCGGCAGGACGACATTCTCGCCAACCGGAACCTGTTTCGCCTCGCTTTGGCAGAGGGGGAGTAG